A single genomic interval of Oxyura jamaicensis isolate SHBP4307 breed ruddy duck chromosome 26, BPBGC_Ojam_1.0, whole genome shotgun sequence harbors:
- the TMEM9 gene encoding transmembrane protein 9: protein MFAQCTWKCASSVLLMALLSCVLSPPAQASKSSEDIRCKCICPPYRNISGHIYNKNVSQKDCNCLHVVEPMPVPGNDVEAYCLLCECKYEERSTTTIKVIIIIYLSVVGALLLYMAFLVLVDPLIRKPDAYTQPLHNEEENEDTRSLAAAPTPSGARANTVLERVEGAQQRWKRQVQEQRKTVFDRHKMLS from the exons ATGTTTGCCCAGTGCACCTGGAAATGTGCAAGCTCCGTGCTGCTGATGGCACTGCTGAGCTGCGtcctttctcctccagcacaAGCCAGCAAG AGCTCGGAGGACATCCGCTGCAAGTGCATCTGTCCCCCGTACCGGAACATCAGTGGGCACATCTACAACAAGAACGTGTCGCAGAAGGACTG CAACTGCCTACATGTTGTGGAGCCCATGCCGGTGCCCGGGAACGATGTGGAAGCGTACTGCCTGCTGTGTGAATGCAAGTACGAGGAGCgcagcaccaccaccatcaAG GTGATCATCATCATTTACTTGTCTGTGGTTGGGGCGCTGCTGCTGTACATGGCTTTCCTAGTGCTGGTGGACCCTTTGATCCGGAAGCCAGATGCTTACACCCAGCCCCTGCACAACGAGGAGGAGAACGAG GATACTCGCTCCTTGGCTGCGGCCCCCACCCCATCCGGGGCCAGAGCCAACACGGTGCTGGAGAGGGTGGAGGGAGCCCAGCAGCGCTGGAAGCGCcaggtgcaggagcagaggaagacaGTTTTCGACCGCCACAAGATGCTGAGCTAG
- the LOC118178502 gene encoding alpha-1,6-mannosyl-glycoprotein 4-beta-N-acetylglucosaminyltransferase-like, translating into MRCSPKRSLTAALAAFVVLLLFLLLHRGSWQEEEPLEVEFRDLPPDIVLQTLKPEGALHILQDLDNLSVPHNISYHLLAGSLSPRKKFLAVGLSSVRRPRGYYLPATLMSLFKQSTKEELQEMVVVVHLADKDPRWNARVAADISRKFAPHILLGQLLLIHAPQEFYPTLEGLKRNYNDPEERVKFRSKQNVDYAFLLAFAANLSSYYLMIEDDVWSAKSFFTAIRKAVASQEGTNWATLEFSKLGYIGKLYRSSDLPRLARFLLLFYQEMPCDWLLVHFRLLLTQKDVIRFKPSLFQHMGLYSSFQGTVNRLEDDEFEADAMDLPDNPPAALFTSMTVFENYEPLKAYSAAGGYFWGKNPGDGSIFCIVFQQPARITRVRVRTGSSERQGDFLRAGVLELGRRRRADGRDCSAYITVGTFEKGLFERRGLEKGVPSPVECVRIRVTKGQSEWLIIQSIDIWTAADT; encoded by the exons ATGAGATGCTCCCCGAAGCGCTCCCTCACGGCTGCGCTCGCAGCCTTCgtcgtcctcctcctcttcctcctcctgcacaggGGCAGCTGGCAAGAGGAGGAGCCCCTCGAG GTGGAGTTTAGGGACCTACCCCCGGACATCGTCCTGCAGACGCTGAAGCCAGAAGGGGCCCTGCACATCCTCCAGGACCTGGACAACCTCTCTGTGCCCCACAACATCTCCTACCACCTCCTCGCTGGCTCCCTGTCACCCCGCAAAA AGTTCTTGGCGGTGGGGCTGTCGTCAGTGCGGCGGCCACGCGGCTACTACCTCCCGGCCACGCTCATGTCCCTCTTCAAGCAGTCAACaaaggaggagctgcaggagatggtggtggtggtgcacCTGGCTGACAAGGACCCTCGCTGGAATGCCCGGGTGGCCGCCGACATCTCCCGCAAGTTTGCTCCCCACATCCTCCtgggccagctcctgctgatCCATGCTCCCCAGGAGTTTTACCCAACCCTGGAGGGCCTCAAGAGAAACTACAACGACCCGGAGGAGCGGGTGAAGTTCAGGTCCAAACAAAATGTGGATTACGCGTTCCTTCTGGCCTTCGCTGCCAACCTTTCCTCCTACTACTTGATGATTGAGGATGACGTGTGGTCTGCCAAGTCCTTCTTCACGGCCATCCGCAAGGCGGTGGCCTCCCAGGAAGGCACGAACTGGGCCACCCTCGAGTTCTCCAAGCTGGGCTACATCGGTAAGCTCTACCGCTCCAGTGACCTTCCTCGCCTGGCtcgcttcctcctcctcttctacCAGGAGATGCCCTGTGACTGGCTGCTGGTCCACTTCCGCCTCCTGCTCACCCAGAAGGACGTCATCCGCTTCAAGCCCTCCCTCTTCCAGCACATGGGACTCTACTCCTCCTTCCAGGGCACCGTCAACCGGCTGGAGGACGACGAGTTCGAGGCCGATGCCATGGACCTCCCGGACAACCCGCCCGCAGCTTTGTTCACCAGCATGACCGTCTTTGAGAACTACGAGCCCCTCAAGGCTTACAGCGCAGCGGGGGGGTACTTTTGGGGGAAAAACCCGGGAGATGGCAGCATCTTCTGCATCGTCTTCCAACAGCCAGCCCGCATCACCCGTGTGCGGGTGCGAACGGGCTCCAGTGAGCGCCAGGGGGACTTCTTGCGCGCgggggtgctggagctgggccgGAGGCGACGGGCCGACGGCCGGGACTGCTCTGCCTACATCACCGTGGGCACCTTCGAGAAGGGGCTCTTTGAGCGGCGGGGACTGGAGAAGGGAGTGCCCAGCCCCGTGGAGTGCGTGCGGATCCGGGTAACCAAGGGCCAGAGCGAGTGGCTCATCATCCAGAGCATCGACATCTGGACTGCGGCAGACACCTGA